One stretch of Leptospira mtsangambouensis DNA includes these proteins:
- a CDS encoding glycosyltransferase family 4 protein, whose amino-acid sequence MAKILIITARFLEQASGGAEKLAYDYASILSEFNDVTVCTSSAKDYVSWKNEFPKGDRVENSIRVKRFPVTQTRNIKKMNHLLNQCLEKGDSVSEKEQWEFLKEQGPFCPDLVKYVTKEQKSYDLAILIGYLYYPVVASIPNLEIPFVIVPTFHDEPPFRLPIYRKTYSNHYFYSFNAPEELSVYESYSKQKLSSYFLIGTYLVDRFEKEKSKISNSNQLITIGRIEPAKGYPDLFHYFENWKLYSNRTDVSIKCLGSISSLEIPKDPLITFTGFVSEEEKISEIQKSFLLLNPSAFESFSISIMEAWIQEKPVLVNANSSVMRGHCLRSQGGLYYSDSLSFQRTLDFLLENRDLACRLGRNGREYVLKNFTKDVIRNKLNQMVSILLG is encoded by the coding sequence TTGGCAAAAATATTAATCATCACTGCACGATTTTTGGAACAAGCTTCGGGAGGAGCTGAAAAATTAGCTTACGATTATGCATCCATTTTATCTGAATTTAATGATGTAACGGTTTGTACATCTTCTGCTAAAGATTATGTAAGTTGGAAAAATGAATTTCCCAAAGGGGACCGAGTTGAAAATTCGATTCGTGTGAAACGTTTTCCTGTCACACAAACACGAAACATAAAAAAAATGAACCATCTATTAAACCAATGTTTAGAAAAAGGTGATTCTGTTTCAGAAAAAGAACAATGGGAATTTCTAAAAGAACAAGGACCTTTTTGCCCAGACTTAGTCAAATATGTAACCAAAGAACAAAAATCATATGACCTAGCCATTTTAATAGGATACCTTTATTATCCGGTTGTGGCAAGTATTCCTAATTTAGAAATACCTTTTGTCATTGTTCCGACCTTCCATGATGAACCTCCATTCCGCCTTCCTATCTATCGAAAAACATATTCAAATCATTATTTTTATAGTTTCAATGCACCAGAAGAATTGTCAGTTTACGAAAGTTATTCAAAACAAAAACTTAGTTCTTATTTTTTGATTGGAACGTATCTTGTTGATCGTTTTGAAAAAGAAAAATCAAAAATTTCTAATTCAAATCAATTGATTACCATCGGTCGTATTGAACCGGCCAAAGGATATCCAGACCTTTTTCATTATTTTGAAAATTGGAAACTTTATTCCAATAGAACAGATGTAAGTATAAAATGTTTAGGTTCTATTTCCTCTTTGGAAATTCCAAAAGACCCTTTGATCACATTTACAGGATTCGTAAGTGAAGAGGAAAAAATTTCTGAAATTCAAAAATCCTTTCTTTTATTAAATCCATCTGCTTTTGAGAGTTTTTCGATTTCCATAATGGAAGCTTGGATTCAGGAAAAACCTGTTTTGGTCAACGCCAACTCATCTGTAATGCGAGGACATTGTTTAAGAAGTCAAGGTGGGTTATATTATTCGGATTCTCTTTCATTCCAACGAACCTTGGATTTTCTTTTGGAAAACCGTGACTTAGCCTGCCGGTTAGGCAGGAATGGAAGAGAATATGTTTTGAAAAATTTTACGAAAGATGTGATTCGTAACAAACTAAACCAGATGGTTAGTATACTACTCGGTTGA
- a CDS encoding inositol monophosphatase family protein, whose protein sequence is MQSELLDRSYHFLNFLPEVAEFLVQKHKESGLKVDEKGLYNLVTEADLKAESMILDEIQKNFPLDGILSEERGKIDGKSGYTWVVDPLDGTTNYTHGLPLYGISVGVVETESMTPVIGMVFFPELNTYYHAIKGQGAFREKTPIQVSKTSSLKDSLFVTGFPYDRNLSLDTLMQYYKSILQKSRGIRRTGAATLDLCWLAEGKFEGYYELGLKPWDMAAAGLIVLEAKGKITSMDGNDFSILIPSLLASNGLVHEYLLAEFEGQINRVVY, encoded by the coding sequence ATGCAATCTGAATTACTTGATAGATCTTATCATTTTTTAAACTTCCTTCCAGAAGTTGCCGAGTTTTTGGTCCAAAAACACAAAGAGTCTGGACTGAAGGTTGATGAAAAGGGTCTGTACAATCTGGTCACAGAAGCAGACTTAAAAGCCGAGTCTATGATTCTGGATGAAATTCAAAAGAACTTTCCTCTAGATGGAATTTTATCGGAAGAACGTGGAAAGATTGATGGTAAATCTGGTTATACATGGGTTGTGGATCCATTGGACGGAACCACAAATTACACTCATGGTTTGCCATTGTATGGAATATCTGTTGGAGTTGTGGAAACAGAATCAATGACTCCTGTCATTGGAATGGTTTTTTTTCCGGAACTAAATACCTATTACCATGCAATCAAAGGGCAAGGAGCTTTCAGAGAAAAAACTCCAATCCAAGTTTCCAAAACAAGTTCCCTGAAAGACTCTCTTTTTGTAACAGGATTTCCTTATGATAGGAACTTGTCTTTAGATACACTCATGCAATATTATAAATCCATTTTGCAAAAATCTCGTGGAATTCGTAGAACTGGTGCGGCCACTCTCGATTTATGTTGGTTAGCTGAAGGAAAGTTTGAAGGTTACTATGAACTTGGATTAAAACCTTGGGATATGGCCGCTGCAGGATTAATTGTCTTAGAAGCGAAAGGAAAAATTACTTCAATGGATGGAAATGATTTTTCAATTTTGATTCCTAGTTTACTTGCTTCGAACGGTCTTGTTCATGAATATTTATTAGCTGAATTTGAAGGGCAGATCAACCGAGTAGTATACTAA
- a CDS encoding DUF4870 domain-containing protein codes for MSEVQLEQNQEERKWARRAHLSTILTYPMALLPFPFFISSIGAMVYPFVLWLSRNKSSYSAKQSLEAIYLQALLSLGFFGFGTKFGNDRVLLVFSYVLMAFIHVVFLGIAIYRTTIGKAHHYPFSFFPFLFSSNQTKENWNELKKKFEDKVEFSEYKSQMEKLDGFRITTEKESKSLKDLNLQGLCNEYLHSLSDLRVKLADDPLSYRKAKQFLNYFPETVSKILNQYNQLSSEVNSPESEKRKTELSSLLSEVIKTTEQVRNKLKADETLNLDVEITAMKKNIEFGGY; via the coding sequence ATGTCAGAAGTACAATTGGAACAAAATCAAGAAGAAAGGAAATGGGCCAGACGTGCCCATCTTTCAACAATTTTAACTTATCCTATGGCTTTATTGCCTTTTCCATTTTTTATCTCATCAATCGGTGCAATGGTTTATCCTTTTGTTCTTTGGCTTTCTAGAAATAAGTCTTCTTATTCCGCAAAGCAATCGTTAGAAGCAATTTATTTGCAAGCATTGTTGTCTCTTGGTTTTTTTGGATTTGGTACTAAGTTTGGTAATGATCGAGTTTTGCTTGTATTTTCATACGTCTTGATGGCCTTCATTCATGTTGTTTTTTTAGGAATTGCCATTTATCGGACCACCATCGGGAAAGCGCATCATTATCCATTTAGTTTTTTTCCATTTCTTTTTTCATCTAACCAAACAAAAGAAAATTGGAATGAACTTAAGAAAAAATTTGAAGATAAAGTAGAGTTTAGTGAATACAAATCACAAATGGAAAAGTTGGATGGATTTCGAATCACGACGGAAAAGGAGTCCAAATCACTTAAGGATCTCAATTTGCAAGGACTATGTAATGAATACTTACATTCTCTTTCTGATTTGCGTGTAAAACTTGCGGATGATCCACTTTCCTATCGAAAAGCCAAACAATTTTTGAATTACTTTCCTGAAACCGTTTCCAAAATATTAAACCAATACAATCAATTGAGTTCTGAAGTTAATTCACCAGAATCAGAAAAAAGAAAAACAGAATTAAGTTCTCTACTAAGCGAGGTCATCAAAACGACGGAGCAAGTAAGAAATAAACTGAAGGCAGATGAGACCCTAAATTTAGATGTTGAGATCACCGCAATGAAGAAAAACATCGAATTTGGTGGGTATTGA
- a CDS encoding toxic anion resistance protein, with protein MDSLELKTNDPELQLTKEDLQKVEELTGQIKLNSPNDVVSYGASAQAKVSEFADKVLSEIKTKDSGYAGELLNNLLFKIKDLNLDSFAGEGGTLSKIPLIGGLFDASRKFLAKFEDLQSQIEKIVDELHTARTNLTKDITLLQALYEKNLEYFKEIQVYIAAGDQKVKELRDKILPEMLEKAKAQGDTLASQQYQDMVQMVDRFEKKIHDLKLTRILSLQTGPQIRLIQNGNQVLVEKIQSSILNTIPLWKNQIVIALGLLRQRKALEAQKEVSKTTNDLIQKNAEMLKSGTVEIARESEKGIIEIDTLKSVNQKLIETITETLKIQEDGRQKRKSAEQEMIKIESEIKQKLLESK; from the coding sequence ATGGACTCTTTGGAACTGAAAACGAATGACCCGGAACTCCAACTGACAAAGGAAGATTTACAAAAGGTAGAGGAGCTAACTGGACAAATCAAACTCAATAGTCCAAACGATGTAGTTTCCTACGGAGCCTCTGCTCAAGCGAAGGTTTCTGAATTTGCCGATAAGGTTTTATCTGAAATTAAGACTAAAGATTCGGGATATGCTGGTGAACTGTTAAACAATTTATTATTCAAAATCAAAGATTTAAATTTGGATAGTTTTGCAGGTGAGGGTGGGACATTATCGAAGATTCCACTCATAGGTGGTCTTTTTGACGCTTCCAGAAAGTTTTTGGCAAAATTTGAAGATCTGCAGTCCCAAATTGAAAAAATTGTGGATGAGTTACACACTGCACGCACGAACCTAACAAAGGACATAACATTATTGCAGGCGTTATATGAGAAAAATTTGGAATATTTTAAAGAAATCCAAGTGTACATAGCTGCTGGTGACCAAAAGGTAAAAGAACTACGAGACAAAATCCTTCCCGAAATGTTAGAAAAAGCAAAAGCCCAAGGGGATACTTTGGCTTCACAGCAGTACCAAGATATGGTGCAAATGGTGGACCGATTTGAGAAAAAAATCCATGATCTAAAACTTACTCGTATCCTTTCGTTACAAACAGGACCTCAGATTCGACTCATTCAGAACGGGAACCAAGTCCTTGTTGAAAAAATTCAAAGTTCAATTTTAAATACCATCCCTCTTTGGAAAAATCAAATCGTGATCGCATTGGGTTTGTTACGCCAAAGGAAAGCTTTGGAAGCACAAAAAGAAGTTTCCAAAACAACAAACGATCTAATCCAAAAAAATGCTGAAATGTTGAAGTCGGGAACGGTAGAAATTGCGAGAGAGTCGGAAAAAGGAATCATTGAAATTGATACATTAAAATCAGTGAATCAAAAGTTAATCGAAACCATTACAGAAACTTTAAAAATTCAAGAAGATGGACGCCAAAAACGAAAATCTGCAGAACAAGAAATGATCAAAATTGAGTCTGAAATCAAACAAAAACTCTTGGAATCAAAATAG
- a CDS encoding site-specific integrase: MLNKDLKLPALLPQVLTVDVTTLDNRLIDQSEVRTLLLRLRYRNYHHYLIIKFLVCTGLSLPELIHLKISDFNAERTIFKLKNGGRLQRRKIFLEPNLALELYRYSSEFSPTDYLFPGRYGKLRTRTVQKILKNASNLISREIHIPFLRDVIALDLFKKGFPVWEIQEFLGHRTTRSTKQRILLHIPVEERTDPRLFNRNKNQAA; this comes from the coding sequence ATGCTAAATAAAGATTTGAAATTACCTGCCCTCCTCCCACAAGTTCTGACTGTTGATGTGACAACACTTGACAACCGTTTGATTGACCAATCAGAAGTACGAACTCTGTTGTTACGACTCCGCTACCGAAATTACCATCATTACTTAATCATTAAGTTTTTGGTATGTACCGGCCTTTCACTCCCTGAACTCATCCATCTCAAAATATCTGACTTCAATGCGGAACGCACTATCTTTAAATTAAAGAACGGTGGTCGTTTGCAAAGAAGGAAGATCTTCCTTGAGCCTAATTTGGCTTTGGAGCTTTATCGTTACTCGTCTGAATTTTCTCCTACAGATTATTTATTCCCTGGCCGTTATGGAAAGTTACGCACGAGAACAGTTCAGAAAATTCTTAAGAATGCAAGTAACCTCATTTCACGAGAAATCCACATACCCTTCCTTCGTGATGTGATCGCATTAGATCTTTTCAAAAAAGGTTTTCCTGTTTGGGAAATCCAAGAGTTTTTGGGACATAGAACCACTCGCTCCACCAAGCAAAGAATATTATTGCACATTCCGGTCGAAGAACGAACAGATCCGCGACTTTTTAACCGAAACAAAAACCAAGCAGCGTAA
- a CDS encoding STAS domain-containing protein — protein MEIKTKKIGKHTLVHLNGRLDITHSDEVEAKLADDVQNGEGDIIINLELISYISSSGIRIFVGMVRELDKQGRKLKLCCITPPVKKVFDVVELLDLFEVFETEQEAVNSLSK, from the coding sequence TTGGAAATAAAGACCAAAAAAATCGGAAAGCACACACTCGTACACCTTAACGGTCGTTTGGACATTACCCATTCGGATGAAGTGGAGGCCAAATTGGCCGACGACGTGCAAAACGGCGAGGGAGATATTATCATCAACTTAGAGCTTATCTCCTATATCTCTTCTTCTGGAATTCGTATCTTTGTTGGGATGGTTCGAGAATTGGACAAACAAGGAAGAAAGTTAAAACTCTGTTGCATCACACCCCCTGTCAAAAAGGTATTCGATGTAGTAGAGCTTCTGGACTTGTTCGAAGTTTTTGAAACGGAACAAGAAGCCGTTAATTCCCTTTCTAAATAA
- a CDS encoding dolichyl-phosphate-mannose--protein mannosyltransferase, translating to MAYASFFIISALFFFQVWINLDIFPVVWPDEVLFFSPSLSFATEGHFQTNVLNGLIPGMESKTLWMPPLYFLFSGFTLSVFPDSLTTVRIANAFIVYLTGLGFYILLRRQSVSEFASQIALASLLWEPLLFRFGTAARMEGLTAFFFILSLLFATNKRFTNFWSPLLAGVALSLSSLSHPIGASFGLVTLFLVWRNFGIRYFPWFILGGILPIICWLYYIHPNWDWFEIQFGAQLTRKRNLLQTFTLIDKLKVFSFGFGFSKVRLIVIVIELTALVFLAFRTLKEFKTLNQKWIVFWIWIFSVLLSLYTSSEGWYVFHILYPLAFGMALLCDTKGFDSKIAFFGIILSLSSLLYTNHIHWFRTDSKQILESHFQHLEMSLKNSKFVYLQALPDPYFDLRKKRPDLNILEFIPGELDIPSEAYIKTIQSRDSFVFYDDQLINHVIKDILKKSAWNREEWEIPVPSNHWLHYKTIVYTKK from the coding sequence GTGGCTTACGCCTCGTTCTTCATTATCTCTGCACTTTTTTTCTTCCAGGTTTGGATCAACCTGGATATCTTCCCGGTTGTTTGGCCTGATGAAGTTCTGTTTTTTTCTCCTTCCCTCTCATTTGCAACCGAAGGTCATTTCCAAACCAATGTTTTAAATGGACTAATCCCCGGTATGGAATCCAAAACTTTATGGATGCCTCCCTTATATTTTCTTTTCTCTGGCTTCACACTCTCTGTTTTTCCTGACTCACTCACAACTGTTCGCATTGCGAATGCCTTCATCGTTTATCTTACTGGTTTAGGATTTTATATTCTTTTGCGAAGACAATCCGTCTCAGAGTTTGCAAGCCAAATTGCTTTGGCCAGTTTATTGTGGGAACCTTTACTTTTCCGTTTTGGAACAGCAGCAAGAATGGAAGGACTTACTGCATTTTTCTTTATCCTGAGTCTACTTTTTGCAACTAACAAAAGATTTACGAATTTTTGGTCTCCCTTGTTAGCTGGAGTTGCTCTTTCCTTATCTTCATTATCACATCCTATCGGTGCATCCTTTGGATTAGTAACTTTATTTTTGGTATGGAGAAACTTTGGAATCAGATATTTTCCTTGGTTCATTCTCGGAGGAATCCTACCTATCATTTGTTGGTTGTATTACATTCATCCCAATTGGGATTGGTTTGAAATTCAATTTGGTGCTCAACTCACACGCAAAAGAAATTTACTCCAAACATTCACCCTGATTGACAAACTAAAAGTTTTTTCTTTTGGATTTGGATTTTCCAAAGTTCGTTTGATTGTGATTGTAATCGAACTTACCGCTTTAGTCTTTTTGGCCTTTCGAACACTCAAAGAATTCAAGACATTGAATCAAAAGTGGATCGTATTTTGGATTTGGATTTTTTCAGTTCTTTTGTCTTTATACACTTCATCCGAAGGATGGTATGTTTTTCATATTTTGTACCCACTCGCATTTGGGATGGCTTTGTTATGCGACACAAAAGGGTTTGATTCAAAGATCGCTTTTTTCGGAATCATACTATCACTTTCCAGCTTACTTTATACAAATCACATCCATTGGTTTCGAACTGATTCCAAACAAATTCTTGAATCCCACTTCCAACATTTGGAAATGAGTTTAAAAAATTCCAAATTTGTTTATCTGCAGGCACTTCCCGATCCGTACTTTGACTTACGAAAGAAAAGACCCGATTTGAATATTTTAGAATTTATTCCGGGAGAACTAGACATTCCTTCCGAGGCATACATCAAAACCATTCAATCCCGAGATAGTTTTGTATTTTATGATGACCAACTCATCAACCATGTGATCAAAGATATTTTAAAAAAATCCGCATGGAATCGAGAGGAATGGGAAATACCCGTTCCAAGTAATCATTGGTTACACTATAAAACCATTGTGTACACAAAAAAATGA
- a CDS encoding SGNH/GDSL hydrolase family protein encodes MEKRITIVGDSLGQWSDGFGLRTKLPQEFKITDISVAGYTTEDWLQNRNRMTEIPTDLWIIELGTNDAMVYGTSGFESRTLELISILQSSPITKILLTTIPLTNMSSIREIIRSNNQILRQLKGTKPNVDFVEIELLFESNPGEIPLYPVSDPIHPNQLGYELMGEAYRKKILGI; translated from the coding sequence TTGGAGAAACGCATAACAATTGTTGGAGACTCTCTAGGGCAGTGGTCTGATGGTTTTGGATTAAGAACAAAACTACCTCAAGAGTTCAAAATCACCGATATTTCAGTTGCCGGTTATACAACAGAAGACTGGTTACAAAACCGAAATCGGATGACTGAAATTCCAACTGATCTTTGGATCATAGAATTAGGGACCAACGATGCAATGGTCTATGGAACCAGTGGTTTTGAATCGAGAACATTAGAATTAATCTCTATTTTGCAATCCTCTCCAATTACAAAGATCCTTTTAACAACCATTCCATTAACCAATATGTCTTCTATTCGAGAAATCATTCGTTCAAACAACCAAATCCTTCGGCAACTGAAAGGTACAAAACCCAATGTCGATTTTGTAGAAATCGAATTGTTATTTGAATCGAATCCAGGAGAAATCCCATTGTATCCGGTCTCTGATCCCATTCACCCCAATCAATTGGGGTATGAACTCATGGGAGAAGCATACCGCAAAAAAATATTAGGAATTTAA
- a CDS encoding type III pantothenate kinase, with protein sequence MSESPLLLVIDVGNTNTVFGVFREGEDTPDFHKRTVTRRDRTSDELGLFLKGFLTQENVKADRVKMAIYSSVVPSLNPIVERMLEDWFNVNPLRVHYQMKLNFGISYPRPFEIGADRLVNAAYCAKTYPGKKAILVDLGTATTFCVISEKPEYVGGVIAPGLKISMDALTRNTAQLPPIVFGSPKRVLGESTVESIQAGFFFGWIGLLKEIVRAIKEEHPGDYVVVGTGGLVTTIHASHNQVFDEIDPMMTLKGLKILADLNS encoded by the coding sequence ATGTCAGAATCACCATTATTATTAGTAATCGATGTAGGAAATACAAACACTGTATTTGGAGTTTTTCGTGAAGGTGAGGATACTCCTGATTTTCATAAGAGAACGGTAACTCGAAGGGATCGAACTTCCGATGAACTTGGTCTTTTTTTGAAGGGATTTTTAACACAAGAGAATGTAAAAGCTGATCGAGTGAAAATGGCTATTTATTCTAGTGTTGTTCCTTCTTTGAATCCAATCGTAGAACGAATGTTAGAGGATTGGTTTAATGTAAATCCACTACGTGTTCATTACCAAATGAAACTTAACTTTGGTATTAGTTATCCACGCCCCTTTGAGATTGGTGCAGACCGATTGGTAAACGCAGCCTATTGTGCCAAAACCTATCCTGGAAAAAAAGCAATCCTCGTTGATTTGGGAACTGCCACTACCTTTTGTGTCATTAGCGAAAAACCAGAATATGTTGGTGGAGTCATTGCTCCAGGTTTAAAAATTTCTATGGACGCATTAACGCGTAACACCGCCCAACTTCCTCCTATCGTTTTTGGTTCTCCCAAACGCGTATTAGGTGAATCAACGGTAGAATCAATTCAGGCTGGATTTTTCTTTGGTTGGATTGGACTATTGAAAGAAATTGTAAGAGCGATTAAAGAAGAACATCCTGGTGATTATGTGGTAGTTGGTACTGGTGGTCTTGTTACCACTATTCATGCTTCGCATAACCAAGTGTTTGATGAAATTGATCCAATGATGACTTTAAAGGGTCTCAAAATCCTCGCAGATTTAAATTCCTAA
- a CDS encoding biotin--[acetyl-CoA-carboxylase] ligase encodes MEYRLLKSELGHRLPTVTSTNEWIRDEKIPFGSWVIAEEQTAGKGRGQNVWQSLGEDPLIFSGKIRISAAEISLPLLSIFVSSAVLKTTYHFFPEREQDTTVKWPNDIYRGDKKVAGILVQSEFTNGIFEVVIGIGLNFFGRSIPETLKEKATFLCDEPLSEGILERFVNQLILDINQAVISLLDQGQILKDLVWIEDHSLLKHKVIETEWQSRMVRGRVLGIDELGFLLIMTETGEKIELMDTSPNFRII; translated from the coding sequence ATGGAATATAGATTGTTAAAATCAGAATTGGGTCATAGGCTTCCTACTGTCACTTCCACCAACGAGTGGATTCGTGATGAAAAAATTCCTTTTGGTTCATGGGTGATTGCTGAAGAACAAACTGCGGGGAAAGGCCGCGGACAGAATGTTTGGCAATCGTTAGGTGAAGATCCTTTGATTTTTTCCGGGAAAATTAGAATTTCTGCAGCGGAAATTTCCCTTCCTTTGTTATCCATATTTGTATCCTCTGCTGTTTTAAAAACCACTTATCATTTTTTTCCAGAACGAGAACAAGATACAACCGTCAAGTGGCCGAATGATATCTATCGCGGAGATAAAAAAGTAGCAGGAATATTGGTTCAATCCGAATTCACAAATGGGATTTTTGAAGTGGTGATTGGAATTGGACTCAATTTTTTTGGAAGGAGTATTCCTGAAACTTTGAAAGAGAAGGCTACTTTTTTATGTGACGAACCATTGAGTGAAGGTATTTTAGAAAGATTTGTCAATCAGTTGATTCTAGACATCAACCAAGCTGTGATTTCCTTACTCGACCAAGGACAAATTTTAAAGGATTTGGTTTGGATCGAAGATCATTCCTTATTAAAACACAAAGTCATTGAAACCGAATGGCAATCCAGAATGGTTCGTGGCCGTGTTTTGGGAATTGATGAATTAGGATTCCTTCTCATTATGACGGAAACCGGCGAAAAGATTGAACTTATGGACACTTCACCAAATTTTCGGATTATATAA